In one uncultured Methanoregula sp. genomic region, the following are encoded:
- a CDS encoding transketolase, translating to MRSTNDISDLEEKARTIRKSVVNMIFEAGTGHPGGSLSCVDIITVLYFHQMHHNPADPKWIDRDIFVLSKGHAAPTLYATLAECGYFSAGELLSLRKLDSLLQGHPEITIPGVEVSTGSLGQGLSISCGIALSAKIDNKKSRVYTLLGDGECNEGQIWEAAILASHYKLDNLTAIVDRNGLQIDGPTEKVMSLEPIAGKWKEFGWHVIEIDGNKIAEILESFETAKRIKGKPTVIIAHTLKGKGVSFMEWVCAFHGKTLNKDEMKVALNELEGE from the coding sequence ATGAGATCAACAAACGATATTTCCGATCTTGAAGAAAAAGCACGGACTATTAGGAAATCTGTTGTCAATATGATCTTCGAAGCGGGAACCGGACACCCGGGGGGATCTCTTTCCTGCGTTGATATTATTACGGTCCTCTATTTCCATCAGATGCATCATAACCCTGCGGATCCTAAATGGATTGATCGCGATATTTTTGTTCTGTCAAAAGGACATGCCGCCCCAACTTTATATGCCACGCTTGCAGAATGTGGCTATTTTTCTGCCGGGGAGTTGCTTTCATTACGAAAACTGGATAGTTTATTACAGGGACATCCGGAGATTACGATTCCCGGTGTAGAAGTATCAACCGGATCTCTTGGGCAGGGGTTATCAATTTCATGCGGAATCGCGCTTTCAGCAAAAATCGATAATAAAAAATCCCGCGTATATACATTACTTGGAGATGGAGAATGCAATGAAGGCCAAATCTGGGAAGCGGCAATACTTGCATCACATTATAAACTGGACAATTTAACAGCAATCGTGGATCGTAATGGTCTGCAGATTGACGGGCCTACTGAAAAAGTCATGAGCCTTGAGCCAATCGCCGGGAAATGGAAGGAATTTGGCTGGCACGTCATTGAGATTGATGGGAATAAAATTGCAGAGATTCTGGAATCATTCGAGACCGCGAAACGGATTAAAGGTAAACCAACGGTCATTATCGCACATACCCTCAAAGGAAAAGGGGTGTCATTCATGGAGTGGGTCTGTGCATTCCATGGAAAAACACTGAATAAAGACGAGATGAAAGTTGCCCTGAACGAACTGGAGGGGGAGTAA